Within the Streptomyces sp. NBC_00554 genome, the region TCCCGCGGCCGGGGGAGATCCCTTTCACGGAGGCCCCGTTGGCGAAGGCCCGTATGACAGTGACAGAGAGGCCCGTATGACCGAGGTGTACTTGCGCGGGCTGTCGCGGTGGCAGGCCGAGCAGCAGCGGGACGCCGTCGCGGACGTCCATGTCACGGCGTACGACGGTGTGGCGGGTGCCGAGTACCGCGACCGCCAGGGCTTTCTGCGCCGGTTCGAACAGCATGTGCAGCAGCCCGGTTTCGACATGACGGTCGCCGACGGGGGAGGTCTTGTCGGCTGCGCCTACGGGTTCCGGCTCGCCCGTACCGGCGAGTGGTGGTCGGGATTCCGGGGCGACCTGCCGAAGGAGATCGAGGAACTCGCCGTCTCCGGGCGGACGTTCCGGCTGGCCGGCCTGATGGTGCTGCCGGCCCACCGCCGCCAGGGCATCGCGACACGGCTGAGCGAGCGGCTGCTGTTCCGTCTCGGTGCGGACCTCGTCGTCGCCGCCGTGGAGCGTCCCGAGGGCTACACCCGTGAGAACGCGGGGGCGAGCACCCTGCACGCCTGGGGCTGGTCGAAACTCGGCGAACTCGGCCCCGGTGCCTCAACTCCCGGGCGGGAAACCGCTGCTCGGGATGTGTGGATCCGCAGACCGCTGCGGTGATCCGGGGGCAGGGCTTCAGTGCGGCGCGCGCGGAACTTCAGCGAGGCGAGCGGGCGCCGCCGGCCTCGGCAGCCGCCACGGCCGCCATCAGCGGCTCCGCGTCCGCCGCGACGAGCTCCGGCGGTACGACCAGCAGGTCACGGCGGCCCCTGCCCTGGCCGCTGAGCAGGCGCAGGACGTGGCGGCCGTGCGGCCCGGAGGTCCTGTGCAGCCGTACGACATGGTTGGCGACGAGCATCCGCCCGGGCGAGGCGTGCCACATCTCCGAGTTCACGGACACGCCGGTGATCTGACCCCACGCACGGGGCAACTCGCCTATCAGCAGCGGGAGTTCGACCAGAAGGTCGCGCGAGCGGGGCCACCATGCCCCGTCGACGCGCCGGGGCAGGGTGCTGTGCGGCGGGAGGCTCAGGCGGGCGAGGGGCTGGGAGGGCAGCGGCTGGACGGCGGTGGCCATGGAAGCGCTCCTGTCTGGGGGCACGACTTCGGCGTGCCGGTGGCTCGTGCGCGGCGGACCGCGGCACGCGGGACGGAACAGGCTCACTGACAGAAGGCGTCGAACACCTCGAAGCCGTCAGGGACATCGAAGCCGTCGAACGCAGCAGAGGCGTTCAACGCAACAGAGCCGTCGAACGCAACAGAGACATCGAGGACGAGGAGCCGGCGTAGGGACCGAACGGCGGTCATAGGGCGGAACCTGCCACGGGCGACGATCGGCCCGGCGTCGTCCTGCGCCGAGAACGAGACCGGCTCGATCACCGGCGTACGACATGCCCTCGGTTCACCCACCGTACCCCGCCCATGGCCGAGGCGGACTTCGGAGACCGGACGCCTTTCGCCCCCGAACCGCCGGTAACCGGACGGGAAGAGCCTCTCCGATCACCCGCCGATCACCCACTCGGCCAGATACCGAAGCGAGCAACTCCCCACACCCCCAGAGCAATACGCTGAGTGTGCGGCAGCCCCTGCCCCCGGCCCTCTCCGTGCAGTCCCGTTCCGCGCAACAGAGGCACTGCGCAAGGCGAAAGCCATCCGGCTGGCAGACAAAGGAGATGGGGCACATGAGCCCGCATCCCGATGCGCACGACCCGCGCCACCCCTACGACCATCACGACCCGCACGACGAGTGCCGTACGGTCCGCGCCGACGGCGAGCTGGATCTGACGACCGCGCCGGACTTCACCCGCGACCTCGAAGACGTCCGCCACGGCACCGGGCGGCTCTTCCTCGTCGTCGACCTGAGCCGCGTCACGTTCATGGACGGCAGCGTCCTGGACCCGCTGTGCGCGGCGTGGGACGACTGCCGGGAGCGGCGCGGGTGGGCGCGCGTCGTCTACACCCGGCCGGGCATAGGTCTGGTGCTCCGCGCTGCCTCCGTCGACGAGCGGTTCCCCCGGTACGCGACCGCCCACGACGCCCGGCGCGGAGTCGCCGCCGAACCCCTGAAGGAGTACAGCGCGGCGGGAGACCTGCCCGCGTAGGGTACGGAGGGCGAAGGCCGCTCGGCGCCTCTCTCGAGGAGCCCCGGCCGCTGCGGAACGGGATCCGGTGATCAGCGACGGCATGGCCGACGTTCTGCGGTCGTTGCGCCTCGGCGGGCGCGGGAATCCTGCCGAGGCGTGCGCGCGGGCGCTGCGCGCCGAAGGCGTCGCGCTGTCGCTCCTCGTGGGCGACGGCCGGACACCCGAGCCGCTCTGGTGCCACCCCGAGGTGAGCGCCCGTTTCGAGGAACTCCAGTTCACACTGGGCGAGGGGCCGGGCCCGGACGCGGTCCGCACCGGCACCCCCGTCACGGAGCCGGACCTGGACCGGGTACGCCCCGACCGCTGGCCCGCGCTGCTTCCGTCGGCGCGGGAGCTGGGCGTACACGGTGTGAGCTGCTTCCCGCTGAGCATCGGGGCCATCCGGATCGGCGTACTGACCATGCTGAGCGACGGGGACCGGCGGATCAGCGAGCAGCAGTGGACGGATGCCACGGCCCTGGCCGGCGCGCTGACCGGCGCGTTCCTCAACGGGGACCGTCGGGGGGACGGCGGATACGCACCGGGTCCCGGCACGTTCCTGGCGTGGCCGACGGGGCTCCACAGGGCGAAGGTGCACCAGGCCACGGGCATGATCAGTGTCCAGGCCGGGGTGTCCATGGCGGACGCCATGCTGCGCCTGCGGGCCTTCGCCTACAGCAGTGAGCGTCCCCTCGGGGAGGTGGCCGACGACGTGGTCGCCCGCAGGCTCCGTTTCGACGACGATATGGACGACATGAGCGGGCCTTTTTCGCCCGACGGTGGAGAGGGATGATCGGAATGGCCCGCGAACGACGCCTGGTGGAGATCTTCGTGGAGGTGGCGGACTCCCTCGTCGAGGACTTCGACGTCCTCGATCTGCTGCAACGGCTGTCCACCCGCTGCGTGGAACTGCTGAAGGTGTCGGCGGCCGGGATCCTGCTCGTCGACGCACACGGCGAACTGCAGCTGATCGCCGCGTCGGACGAACACACGCGTCTGCTGGAGCTGTTCGCGCTCCAGCACGACCAGGGCCCGTGCGTCGAGTGCTACCGCACCGGTGCGGCCCGGACGAACATAGACCTGTCGCGCCCGGACGTGACGGCGGACTGGCCGCGCTTCGCCGCACGCGCGCGGGAGACGGGTTACGTGATGACCCACGCGATTCCGCTGCGCCTGCGCCACCGTGTCGTCGGCGCCCTCAACCTCTTCCAGACCACGCCCCACCGCCTCGGCGACGACGACATCGCGCTCGCCCAGGCGCTGGCCGACGTGGCCACCATCGCGATCCTCCAGCAGCGCACGCTGGAGCAGTCGCACATCGAGAAGAGCCAGCTGGAGAACGCGCTGACCAGCCGCATCCTGGTCGAACAGGTCAAGGGCGTACTGGCGGAGCGCTGGAACACCTCGGTGGACGACGCCTTCGCCGCGTTCCGCTCGTACGCGCGCGCACGACAGCTGCGGCTGTCGGACCTCGCCGCGCTGATCATCGCCGGCGACTTCGACACCGCGGACATCCCGGCGCCGGCCGTCCCCGGCCAGTGACGTCCGTCAGTCGACTCAATTCACGAAGACCAGGCTCTCCGCCTCTTCGACGATCTCCTCGGGAGTCGGCGGAGTGAGCAGGGCGGCGACATAGCGATCCGCGTCCGGGTCGGCCGCCCGATGCGCGCGGGCGACGGCGTCCGAGACCTCGTAACGGGTGGTCCTGAGCCGGACGTCGGGGCCGAGGAGCGCCCAGTGCGCGGTGCCCGGCTCGCCCGAGTGGTACGGCTGCCCGACGCTTCCCGGGTTGACGCTGCGCAGGCCGGCCACCGCGCGGTCGAACTGGAGGTGCGAGTGGCCGGTGACCAGGACGCGTGCGTCGATCGCCGCGGACAGCCGCGCGAACCGCTCGGACGGCGTTGCGGGCGTGACCAGTTCGTGGTCGCTGCGCGGGGAGCCGTGGCAGAAGTGCACCGGGCCCAGTCCGTCGATCTCGACGACGACTCCGAAGGGCACGCGCGTGAGGAAGCCGAGGGCCTCGGGCGAGTGCCGGTCGGCGATCCACTGCTGGCGCGGGGTGTCGGCCAGGCGTACGCCGGTGCCGATCTCGGCGGCGTAGCGGTCGCAGTTGCCCCGCACGCACAGGGCCCGGTCGCCGAGCGCGGCGATCAGTTCGTACGTCTCCTGCGGCTGCGGTCCCCAGGTCAGATCACCGTTGAGTACGACGAAGTCGGCGGCGGCGACGTCCGGTTCGGCGAGCACCGCTTCAAAGGCGGGGACGTTGGCGTGGATGTCGGAGAGCACGGCGACCCGCGCGACCGGGCCGTACCGGCGCGGGGATCCTTCCCAGCCCGCCGGGCCGTGCAGGGTGACGTCGTCGTCCATCGGGACCGACCCTTCCGGCGGGAAACCCTCAACGGAGCGTGCGGAAGCCCGCCTTGACCTTGTCGAAGACAGGGCGGAAAGTGTCCCACTGCTTGTCGGGCGCCGACAGGTAGATGTCGTACTCCCGGCCGCCCTCCTGCCCGAAGCCGAAGTCGATGGCGCGGAACATCCGGACCCGTCCCTCGAAGGTGAACTCCCATACGACCGCGGGCAGTCCCTGGAACGTGGTGCGCTGCATACGCAGTTTCCGGTACGACGTGGGGTAGTTGACCTTGGTGTTCGCCTCGATGGTCAGGAAGTGCGACATGGGGCTCGCGCCCGCGGGTTCCACCATGCCGATCGTGAGGCCCGCCAGGCCCGACTTGTCGGCGTAGTCGACCTGTTCGCTCGTCGCGTTGCCGCGCTTCCAGCCGTCCGGGACGGGGAAGGCGACGCCCAGCGTCTTGTCCGTGACGAGGTGGAAACCCTTGGGGACGGGGGGAGGGGTGGACGCGGTCGTCGGCGCGGGGGTGGTCGCGGTGCCCTGGGCGGTGCCGCCCGCACCGCTGCCCTCGTCGCGCGACATGACGTGGATGCAACCGGCCACGACGGCGGCTGCCAGCGTCACGGCGGCCAGGCTCCAGGCGAACGCACGCCGCTTCTTCCTCGGCCGAGCCGACGCCGGAGCCGAAGCCGGGATCGGCGCCGGTGCGGGCTCCCGCCGAGTGAACGCGGTTGGTGGCTGCGCCGGGGCGTACGTCTGGGCCCGCGTCGGCGCCTCCCCGGCCCCGACAGGCGGCACCGCCCGCAGCGCCCGTTCCGTCTCCTCCGCCGACGGCCGCTCGTCCGGGTCCTTGGCCAGCAGCGCTTCGATGAGGGGTTCGAGAGGCCCGGCCTGCTTCATCGGTTCGAGCGGGTCGGCGACAACCGAGTACGCCGTCTCCACCGCGGTGTCCTTGCGGAACGGGGGCCGTCCCTCGACGGCCTGGTACAGGGTCGCTCCCAGCGCCCAGAGGTCGGCGGCGGGTCCGGGCCTGCGGCCCCGCATCCGCTCGGGCGCGATGTAGTCGATCGACCCGACGATCTCGCCGGTCTTCGTCAGCGTCGAGGTGCCGCTCGCCATGGCGATGCCGAAGTCGGTGAGGACGACCCGGCCCTCGGCGCCGAGGAGTACGTTGCCGGGCTTCACGTCGCGGTGCAGC harbors:
- a CDS encoding protein kinase yields the protein MSDEGRLIGGRYRLAEQIGRGGMGTVWRAEDEVLSRHVALKRLHVQRHLTDDELGTLYERTRREARSAARIAHPNVVVVHDVVDDEGLPCIVMEYVPSTTLGALLKGGGALPPGEAARVGLGMVAALRAAHAAGVLHRDVKPGNVLLGAEGRVVLTDFGIAMASGTSTLTKTGEIVGSIDYIAPERMRGRRPGPAADLWALGATLYQAVEGRPPFRKDTAVETAYSVVADPLEPMKQAGPLEPLIEALLAKDPDERPSAEETERALRAVPPVGAGEAPTRAQTYAPAQPPTAFTRREPAPAPIPASAPASARPRKKRRAFAWSLAAVTLAAAVVAGCIHVMSRDEGSGAGGTAQGTATTPAPTTASTPPPVPKGFHLVTDKTLGVAFPVPDGWKRGNATSEQVDYADKSGLAGLTIGMVEPAGASPMSHFLTIEANTKVNYPTSYRKLRMQRTTFQGLPAVVWEFTFEGRVRMFRAIDFGFGQEGGREYDIYLSAPDKQWDTFRPVFDKVKAGFRTLR
- a CDS encoding STAS domain-containing protein, yielding MSPHPDAHDPRHPYDHHDPHDECRTVRADGELDLTTAPDFTRDLEDVRHGTGRLFLVVDLSRVTFMDGSVLDPLCAAWDDCRERRGWARVVYTRPGIGLVLRAASVDERFPRYATAHDARRGVAAEPLKEYSAAGDLPA
- a CDS encoding GNAT family N-acetyltransferase — translated: MTEVYLRGLSRWQAEQQRDAVADVHVTAYDGVAGAEYRDRQGFLRRFEQHVQQPGFDMTVADGGGLVGCAYGFRLARTGEWWSGFRGDLPKEIEELAVSGRTFRLAGLMVLPAHRRQGIATRLSERLLFRLGADLVVAAVERPEGYTRENAGASTLHAWGWSKLGELGPGASTPGRETAARDVWIRRPLR
- a CDS encoding metallophosphoesterase is translated as MDDDVTLHGPAGWEGSPRRYGPVARVAVLSDIHANVPAFEAVLAEPDVAAADFVVLNGDLTWGPQPQETYELIAALGDRALCVRGNCDRYAAEIGTGVRLADTPRQQWIADRHSPEALGFLTRVPFGVVVEIDGLGPVHFCHGSPRSDHELVTPATPSERFARLSAAIDARVLVTGHSHLQFDRAVAGLRSVNPGSVGQPYHSGEPGTAHWALLGPDVRLRTTRYEVSDAVARAHRAADPDADRYVAALLTPPTPEEIVEEAESLVFVN
- a CDS encoding ANTAR domain-containing protein; this encodes MADVLRSLRLGGRGNPAEACARALRAEGVALSLLVGDGRTPEPLWCHPEVSARFEELQFTLGEGPGPDAVRTGTPVTEPDLDRVRPDRWPALLPSARELGVHGVSCFPLSIGAIRIGVLTMLSDGDRRISEQQWTDATALAGALTGAFLNGDRRGDGGYAPGPGTFLAWPTGLHRAKVHQATGMISVQAGVSMADAMLRLRAFAYSSERPLGEVADDVVARRLRFDDDMDDMSGPFSPDGGEG
- a CDS encoding GAF domain-containing protein, encoding MIGMARERRLVEIFVEVADSLVEDFDVLDLLQRLSTRCVELLKVSAAGILLVDAHGELQLIAASDEHTRLLELFALQHDQGPCVECYRTGAARTNIDLSRPDVTADWPRFAARARETGYVMTHAIPLRLRHRVVGALNLFQTTPHRLGDDDIALAQALADVATIAILQQRTLEQSHIEKSQLENALTSRILVEQVKGVLAERWNTSVDDAFAAFRSYARARQLRLSDLAALIIAGDFDTADIPAPAVPGQ
- a CDS encoding DUF5994 family protein produces the protein MATAVQPLPSQPLARLSLPPHSTLPRRVDGAWWPRSRDLLVELPLLIGELPRAWGQITGVSVNSEMWHASPGRMLVANHVVRLHRTSGPHGRHVLRLLSGQGRGRRDLLVVPPELVAADAEPLMAAVAAAEAGGARSPR